DNA from Desulfobotulus pelophilus:
GCGGGGGTAAATGGAGAGTTTTTCTTCTCTGGCTGTTTCTGCTTCTTCCTGGGATAGGATGCCGCCGCTTACCATCCGTGACAGTACATACAGCTGGCGTTCCCTGGCCCTTTCCGGATGGCGGAAGGGGGAGTAGCGGCTCGGGGCCTGGGGCAGGCCTGCCAGTATGGCCGCCTGGGCAAGGGAAAGATCTCTGGCTGAAACGCCGAAGTAATTCTGGGCGGCGGCTTCAACCCCATAGGCTCCGTGGCCCAGAAAAATCTGATTCAGATAGAGATGGAGAATTTCTTCTTTTTCAAGGTAGCGTTCAATGCGGTAGGCCAGTATGGCTTCCCGCATTTTTCTGGCATAGCTGCGTTCCGGAGTCAGAAAAAAGGACTTGGCTACCTGCTGGGTAATGGTGCTGCCGCCCTGCACGATGTTGCTGGCCTGGATGTTTTTGATGAATGCACGCAGAATACCCTGGGGATCAATGCCCCTGTGCTGAAAAAACCGGGAATCTTCAGCGGCAAGGAAGGCTTCGATCAGGTGATCCGGCATATCCGAAAGGGAAATCACAATACGTCGTTCCCTGAAAAATTCGGCAACAATGGTGCCGTCTTCCGCATACACCGTTGAGATGGCAGGAGGACGGTAGGCCTTGAGGGCAGAAACGGAAGGAAGATCTTTGGAAAAGTAGAAGAAAGCGGTACCAGCCAGCCCTGCCGCTGCGGCAGAGCAGACGAAAATGGTTATGAAAAACCATTTGATTATAGATATGAATCGGCCCCTGGGAGGGCTGGTGCGGCGGTTTCGGTGATGGGAGCTCATGGATTAGTCTGCTCTCTTATGTCGGGTTGGTGAAAGTGGTGAAAAAGGCTATGCGGATTTCCAGTGATAAAAAATCATACCTGATGGTTTTCGTAGCAGATTCGGTCTTCCGGGGCAAGGATGGGCTTGGGGAGGAGCGGGATCGTTTGACAGGTCCGGGACAGGCAGAGTAGATAATATAAGCAAAAAGGTAACTGTTCAGCACAATTTCCCTTTGGCAAATCGAATACCTTTCATCAGGTGCATAGACAACCGGGCCATTTATTCGAGACGCAATCCGGAACTCAAGCTGAAAAGCCCAAGCCCCTTTGCGGGAGCAGAAATGTTTAAGGATTTTGAGTGCCGGAATCCGAAACGATGGCAATGTTACTCACAAACAGCCCTATTGTCTTTTGCTAAAACTAAGGCTTTGAAAGTAATAAAAAATATTTCAGGATAAAATGTGCTGAACAAGTACGCAAAAAGAATCTTTATATAGCATAGGGAAAGGGCAGGAGCGTATACTATGAAGGTGGATTTTGGGAAGTGTGGAGGGCTGGTTCCTGTGATTGCACAGGATGTGCACTCCGGTGAGGTTCTGATGCTGGCCTATATGAATGAGGCTGCCCTGCAGAAAACCCTTGAAACAGGAAAGGCTACCTATTTCAGCCGCTCGAAAAATCGTCTGTGGGTAAAGGGAGAATCTTCGGGCCATGAGCAGGAGGTGAAGGAAATACGGGTCGACTGCGATGGAGATACCCTGCTGCTGCGGGTGGTTCAGAAGGGTGGAGCGGCCTGTCATACGGGCTATGCTTCCTGTTTTCACCACCGTATCCAGGCCGATGGCGGAACGGAAGTGCTGGGATTGCCTGTTTTTGACCCCGAAAAGGTGTATGGTAAGTAGCTTTTGTGTTTTTGGGGTGAGCTTTTTTGAAGACGAACCGTGAGATGAAGAAGGAATTTTTTATGCATATCCGCTCCGCAGAGTTTATCACCAGTGCCGTTAAGGCTGCCCAGTATCCACCGCCGGATTTTCCGGAGGTGGCTTTTGTGGGGCGCTCCAATGTGGGAAAGTCTTCCATGATCAACTGCCTTGTTCAGCGAAAAAGCCTTGTTAAAACCAGTCAGACTCCCGGTAAAACTCAGCTTGTGAATTTTTTTCTGGTGAATGAATGCATGCGTCTTGTGGATCTGCCTGGTTATGGCTACGCAAAGGCTCCTAAAGATGTACAGCGGCAGTGGGGTCCCATGATTGAGGGCTACATTGTTGACAGGCCTAATCTTTGTGGCCTTTTTCTTCTGATGGACATCCGCAGGGATGTGCGTGAGGAGGAGGAAAGGATACTGGAGTGGCTGGTATCCCGGCGTATGCCCGTACGTCTCGTCTTGACGAAAACGGATAAATTCAGTCGCTCTGCCGGTATGGCCCGTGTGCAGGCGCTGGTAAAACAGACAGGTCTCCGTGCCGGTGATTTCATACTGTTCTCATCCAAAACCCGCCAGGGCCGGGAGGATGTATGGCAGTGGATTTCTTCCATGACCGGTATTCATGAAGAAGCCTTATAATCCAGGGAAATTATCTTATGTCATCAGCCGCTTCTTTTTATTCGGGTTTTGTTGCCATTATCGGAGCGCCCAACGCGGGAAAGTCTACTCTGATGAATCGTCTCATCGGGGAGAAAATAGCCATAACCTCCAAAAAACCGCAAACCACAAGAAACCGCATTCTGGGTATAGTGCATCGTCCTTTTTCCCAGTTGGCCTTTGTGGATACGCCGGGTGTTCACCGAACATCGAAAATACTGAATCGCCGCATTGTTGATGCTGCACTGGCCGCAACCACCGATGCGGACCTTGTTCTCTGGCTGATGGATGTGAGCCGCAGCGCTGAGGAGGAAAACAGCCTGATACTGGAACATCTGCAAAGCTGCTCCAAGCCGGTCATTCTCGCGCTGAACAAGATCGATCTGATTGCGCGGCCGGAGCTTCTTACATGGATGGAGTTATGGCATGGCCGTTTTCCTTTCCGTGAGATCGTTCCCATTTCCGCCGTAAGTGGTGAGCAGGTGGAGGTTCTGGTGGAGGTTCTGGAAAAGTATCTGCCCGAAGGTCCGCCCCTTTTTCCCGAAGACAGCCTGACGGACAAGTCTGTGGGCTTTATTGTTTCCGAACTGATACGGGAAAAGGTTTTGCGGCGTACGGGTGAAGAAATTCCCTATTCCATAGCTGTGACCATTGAATCCTTTAAAGGTGAGGGAGAAGGTGAAAAAGCCGAGATCCATGCGGCCATCCATGTGGACAGGGAGTCTCAGAAAGGTATTCTGATTGGTAAGGGGGGGAGCCGTCTGAAAGAGATCGGCACCGATGCCAGAAGGGATATCGAAGCTCTTATGGGTAAAAAAGTGTTTTTAAAGCTATTTGTGCGGGTCCAGAAAAACTGGACACGGGACGCAAAGGCCATGGAACGTTTCGGGTATTAAGGGTATTCCCATGAAAATGGAGGCATTGTTTGCCCCGCTCTTCGGTGGGAGAGGGGCCTGCCTGTCACACAGGCCCGGAGACTAAGCTTCTGGAGTAAGGAACCGTTTGTTGGCCTGAGTGTCGGGGTGAAGCCAAAAGGGATGCGGGAGCGGCCTTGATCCCACGCTGGAGCAAGGGTTTGCTGAAAGCTGTGGGTTGCTGGCCTTCTGAGAGGGGCGCTGGGAAAGATTGTCTGTCGGGCAGATTATCCCCTGAAGTAGTCTGTCTGTACCTGTAGGGAAGGACCGTTATGGATCATCACTGGTTTGAAGATGATGTGTTTGTCAAAAAAGAAAGGCAGAAGGCCCGGGAGCTGCGTCAGTCCCAGTGGTGGAAGCGCCAGTGCTCAAGGGGTGTCTGTCACTATTGCGGTTTCCCGACTCCCGCTGCCGATCTTACCATGGATCATGTTATACCCCTTGCACGGGGAGGCCGGAGCACCCGGGGCAATGTGGTGCCTGCCTGCAAGGCCTGCAACACCAAAAAAAAACAGCTCCTGCCCATGGAGTGGGAAGAGTGGCTTACAAAGTCAGGCAGCTTCTCTTCGGATGGCGGATAGGGTTGTCAGGTTGATCCGTCTTTGAGTGGAAAAAAGGCTTCCGGATGAGAAAAAGGATCATCCGGAAGCCTTTTTGGTTTGCAGGCCTTGTGCAGCCTATGGTCCGGTGAAGGAGAAATCAGCGGCAAAGCCTGTGAATGGTCTGCGCATGCCAGCGTCCCCGACCGGAGAAGGTGGGGAAATCGTTGTCCGTGAGGTAGGC
Protein-coding regions in this window:
- the era gene encoding GTPase Era, which produces MSSAASFYSGFVAIIGAPNAGKSTLMNRLIGEKIAITSKKPQTTRNRILGIVHRPFSQLAFVDTPGVHRTSKILNRRIVDAALAATTDADLVLWLMDVSRSAEEENSLILEHLQSCSKPVILALNKIDLIARPELLTWMELWHGRFPFREIVPISAVSGEQVEVLVEVLEKYLPEGPPLFPEDSLTDKSVGFIVSELIREKVLRRTGEEIPYSIAVTIESFKGEGEGEKAEIHAAIHVDRESQKGILIGKGGSRLKEIGTDARRDIEALMGKKVFLKLFVRVQKNWTRDAKAMERFGY
- the yihA gene encoding ribosome biogenesis GTP-binding protein YihA/YsxC, encoding MHIRSAEFITSAVKAAQYPPPDFPEVAFVGRSNVGKSSMINCLVQRKSLVKTSQTPGKTQLVNFFLVNECMRLVDLPGYGYAKAPKDVQRQWGPMIEGYIVDRPNLCGLFLLMDIRRDVREEEERILEWLVSRRMPVRLVLTKTDKFSRSAGMARVQALVKQTGLRAGDFILFSSKTRQGREDVWQWISSMTGIHEEAL
- the hisI gene encoding phosphoribosyl-AMP cyclohydrolase; the encoded protein is MKVDFGKCGGLVPVIAQDVHSGEVLMLAYMNEAALQKTLETGKATYFSRSKNRLWVKGESSGHEQEVKEIRVDCDGDTLLLRVVQKGGAACHTGYASCFHHRIQADGGTEVLGLPVFDPEKVYGK
- a CDS encoding HNH endonuclease — its product is MDHHWFEDDVFVKKERQKARELRQSQWWKRQCSRGVCHYCGFPTPAADLTMDHVIPLARGGRSTRGNVVPACKACNTKKKQLLPMEWEEWLTKSGSFSSDGG